The following nucleotide sequence is from Phycisphaera sp..
TACACCGTGGGCCTGCCGGCCAAGAGCGGCATCTCGGGCGGCATCTTCGCCGTCGTGCCAGGGCGGCTTGGCATCGCGTGCTACTCGCCAAAGGTCGATCACCACGGCCACAGCGTACGGGGGCTGCGCGTGTTCGAGGATCTTTCGCACGAGTTCGGGTTGCACCTCTTCGAGGTCGATCAGCCGGACGAATCGGCCGCCATCGACACGATGTTCGAGAAGCGTGACGCCGAGGACGAGCCCCCCGCGGCCTTGCCCGAGAGCCCAACGGCATACACGCCCGATCGCGGGCGTGCTCCGGAACACTCAGAGTGATGGAGGGCCGAGTCCGAGCGTGCTCAGCTCGCCTCGGCCCGGGGGTGCGCCTTGTCGTAGCTCTCACGCAGACGCTGCCCGCTCAGGTGCGTGTACACCTGTGTGGTGCTCAGCGACTGGTGGCCCAAGAGCGCCTGCACGGCCCGCAGATCGGCGCCGTTGTCCAGCAGGTGTGTGGCAAAGGTGTGCCGCAGCGTGTGCGGGCTGATCGTCGAGTCGAGCCCCACCATGCCAAGGTACTTGTCGAGCTTCCGACGCACCGAGCGGCTGCTCAGACGCTTGCCGTGCTTGTTAATAAACAGCGGAGTCTGGTTGGCCTCGCCCTTCAGGACGCCCGAGAATCGCGGGTCGGTGCGCAGGCGTTCGACGTAACGGCCCATGGTGTCCATGGCGCGCTGGCCCAGCGGCACCAGGCGTTCCTTGTTGCCCTTGCCCTTCACCCGCAGCACCTTCTGCTCGAAGTCGACATCGGCGAAGCTGAGCCCCACGAGCTCGCTCACACGCAACCCCGTGGAGTACAGCGTCTGCAGGATCGCACGATCACGAGTGCCCAGCACATCTTTCTCGTCTGGAGCACTCAAGAGCTGCTCGACCTGCTCGATGGTGATGGCCTTGGGCAGCCGCTTGGTCTGGCGCGGCGTGCGGATCTGGACCATGGGGTTGCTGCTGGCAACCTTGCCCCGCACGGCCCACTTGAAGAACGATCGCAGCGTGGCGATCTTTCGCGCCAGCGTGGCCGCCGAATAGTGGTGCGCGTCCAGGTGCTCCAGGAAGCTGCGGATCAGCTCGCTGTCGGCCTCGCAGATCGCGTCGGTCAGCGTGGGGCCCTCGCCCTTCTGGCCGGCAAGCCGGCGATCGAACGCCGCCTGCTCGGCGGCCACGACGGGCTCGGTCTTGAGGTGGCCGATCAAGAACTCGATGAACTGCTTCAGGTCGGCCCCATAGCACCGGGCGGTGTAGGGGCTGAACTGACGCTCATCGGTCAGGTAGCTGCTGAAAGCGTCGGTGAGCGGCAATGCCGTCATATCTGCACTCCTTCGCACGAGCCCACTGCGGGCCCCTGCCGGCGTTCATCGCGAGGTCCGACTCGCACGCCCGACTTAGAGATATCGGCCAGTTTCGAGGGCGGGTTTCCTCCGCACCAATGTTTCTGGACGACTTTTTGTTCCATATTAATTGGGGTTATCCCCCTATGCCCTCCGAAGGCGGGCCACCAGAGGCCCGATCCCGCGCCAATCGCACCCATTCGCGCTGTAAGAGCAACCCAACGGCCTCGAACGCCACGAATCGTTCATATTCGGGCATGCTCCGCAGGTACCGCTCCCACCGCAACGAAGACACTGCCTCGCTGCGACCCTGGGCATA
It contains:
- the xerC gene encoding tyrosine recombinase XerC, with the translated sequence MTALPLTDAFSSYLTDERQFSPYTARCYGADLKQFIEFLIGHLKTEPVVAAEQAAFDRRLAGQKGEGPTLTDAICEADSELIRSFLEHLDAHHYSAATLARKIATLRSFFKWAVRGKVASSNPMVQIRTPRQTKRLPKAITIEQVEQLLSAPDEKDVLGTRDRAILQTLYSTGLRVSELVGLSFADVDFEQKVLRVKGKGNKERLVPLGQRAMDTMGRYVERLRTDPRFSGVLKGEANQTPLFINKHGKRLSSRSVRRKLDKYLGMVGLDSTISPHTLRHTFATHLLDNGADLRAVQALLGHQSLSTTQVYTHLSGQRLRESYDKAHPRAEAS